From Hippoglossus stenolepis isolate QCI-W04-F060 chromosome 4, HSTE1.2, whole genome shotgun sequence, a single genomic window includes:
- the LOC118105709 gene encoding E3 ubiquitin-protein ligase RNF182, translating into MAKDDMAEVELAPSGAEPPGQASSAFPYEEYECKICYNYFDLDRRAPKILECLHTFCEECLNTLHLREERPWRISCPVCRHRTPVPDYRIQNLPNNTKVTEDFPLYIDSDPLPQDALPPYPPPLHPALVALRREEASGASCTSQATPSTTVSTATTLSQDSVRYDSCQSCKRVALTTGCVCVIFSFLSMLVLLFMGLIFVHSHSIPPSPAGPICLSVASILAMFSVVVTWLICWLKYRPDHETGRSSATSNSRRNA; encoded by the coding sequence ATGGCGAAAGATGACATGGCAGAGGTAGAGCTGGCACCGAGCGGAGCGGAGCCCCCCGGCCAGGCCTCCTCGGCGTTTCCCTACGAGGAGTACGAGTGCAAGATCTGCTACAATTACTTCGACCTTGACCGCCGGGCCCCGAAGATCCTGGAGTGCCTGCACACGTTCTGCGAGGAGTGTCTGAACACGCTGCACCTCCGGGAGGAGCGGCCATGGCGCATCAGCTGCCCCGTCTGTCGCCACCGCACCCCGGTGCCGGACTACCGGATACAGAACCTGCCCAACAACACAAAGGTGACGGAGGATTTCCCGCTGTACATCGACTCGGACCCGCTGCCTCAGGACGCCCTGCCGCCGTACCCTCCGCCGCTGCACCCGGCCCTCGTCGCGCTCCGCCGGGAGGAGGCGTCGGGGGCGTCCTGCACCAGCCAGGCGACGCCGTCCACCACCGTGTCCACCGCCACGACCCTCTCCCAGGACTCGGTGCGCTACGACAGCTGCCAGAGCTGCAAGCGGGTGGCGCTGACCACCGGCTGCGTGTGCGTGATCTTCTCCTTTCTGTCCATGCTGGTGTTGCTCTTCATGGGCCTGATCTTCGTGCACAGCCACAGCATCCCCCCCTCGCCGGCGGGACCCATTTGCTTGTCGGTGGCCAGCATCCTGGCGATGTTCTCGGTGGTCGTCACATGGCTCATCTGCTGGCTCAAATACAGACCGGACCATGAGACTGGCCGCTCGTCCGCCACCAGTAACTCCCGGAGAAACGCCTGA
- the sgpp2 gene encoding sphingosine-1-phosphate phosphatase 2: MLELLTYLNGPEPVARFQRLCGLFLVEAARDSRGRTRAPAHADNKPCGQVQGTWDHQDNNSEYKYMENGCGVGGCSRPQYEVRNWLLHFLFLFSSALGHEIFYITCLPCIHWNLDPFLCRRLINIWTLVMYVGQVMKDVLKLPRPHSPPVVKLETRVDAEYGLPSTHAMAATSISFTILLSAPARIQFQFEVGLLIAVTLSSLVCLSRLYTGMHSILDVICGALISAVLMLFTYPFWETFDHFQLTSCISPIVALALPLFLSYTYPELDHYSTTRGDTTTILGVAAGSSVGYWVNEQLGQTFEPQGELPVPLPTLTAHALTVSVARCLVGIVALVGTRQIVKALSLRVLYSWYRVPRSDESARRRREIEVPYKFATYTVVGLVHCILVNRLFILLGLF; the protein is encoded by the exons ATGCTGGAGCTCCTGACTTACCTCAACGGCCCCGAGCCCGTGGCCCGGTTCCAGAGACTCTGCGGACTCTTCCTCGTGGAAGCCGCGCGTGACAGCCGGGGAAGGACGCGCGCTCCGGCCCACGCCGACAACAAACCATGTGGGCAGGTGCAGGGAACATGGGACCACCAGGATAACAACTCCGAATACAAATACATGGAGAACGGATGTGGCGTTGGC GGCTGCAGCAGGCCTCAGTATGAGGTGAGGAACTGGCTGCTGCACTTCCTATTCCTGTTCTCATCAGCCCTGGGTCATGAAATCTTCTACATCACCTGTCTGCCCTGCATACACTGGAACTTGGACCCATTCCTGTGCCGACGCCTCATCAACATTTGGACT TTGGTGATGTATGTCGGCCAGGTGATGAAGGATGTGCTGAAGCTGCCTCGCCCTCATTCACCCCCTGTGGTTAAGCTGGAGACACGTGTTGACGCAGAGTACGGGCTGCCCTCCACTCACGCCATGGCTGCCACTTCCATCTCCTTTACCATTTTACTGAGCGCCCCAGCAAGGATACAG TTCCAGTTCGAGGTGGGTTTGCTGATTGCAGTGACGCTGTCATCCTTGGTGTGTCTGAGCCGCCTCTATACTGGCATGCACTCAATTTTG GATGTGATCTGTGGCGCTTTAATCTCTGCCGTCCTCATGTTATTCACCTATCCTTTCTGGGAAACCTTCGACCACTTTCAACTCACCAGCTGCATCTCCCCCATCGTGGCGTTGGCACTGCCCCTCTTTCTCAGCTACACATACCCAGAGCTGGACCACTACAGCACCACGCGCGGAGATACCACCACCATCCTAGGGGTCGCGGCTGGATCCTCAGTGGGATACTGGGTGAATGAGCAGCTCGGGCAGACTTTTGAGCCCCAAGGCGAGTTACCTGTACCTCTACCCACACTGACAGCTCATGCACTGACAGTAAGCGTAGCCCGCTGCCTGGTAGGAATTGTGGCACTAGTGGGAACACGACAGATAGTGAAAGCACTGAGTCTGCGGGTGTTATATTCATGGTACAGAGTGCCAAGAAGTGATGAAAGtgccaggaggaggagagaaattgAAGTGCCGTATAAGTTTGCTACATATACGGTTGTTGGACTTGTTCATTGTATATTGGTCAATAGACTCTTCATTCTGCTGGGGCTGTTTTGA